The following coding sequences lie in one Caproicibacterium argilliputei genomic window:
- a CDS encoding polysaccharide deacetylase family protein, whose translation MMQLIRRKARRAAATLCVLLLVLTTAFGMQKFGTRADAVPTAAKPAGVSLPILMYHSMLPASVLRGTYIVSPALFEQDLQYLKKEGYTTVVMQDLINYVNGRGSLPTKPIMLTFDDGYYNNYQYAFPLLKKYNMKMVFSPIGSCTEAYSQTDSDHITYSHVTWKELNEMLASGLVEVQNHTYDLHKNKGGRLGASKRRSESVMDYQKVLRTDLSHEQDLVYEYAHVRMSTFVYPFGAVSEAAADVIRQLGFQATLTCSEKMNYITRDADCIFGLGRYLRSPKQTTAQLFAHIAKTSGQKK comes from the coding sequence ATGATGCAGTTGATTCGTAGAAAGGCACGCAGGGCAGCAGCCACACTTTGCGTATTGCTGCTCGTTCTTACAACTGCATTTGGAATGCAGAAATTCGGAACGCGGGCAGATGCTGTGCCGACTGCTGCAAAGCCAGCCGGTGTTTCACTGCCAATTTTGATGTACCACAGTATGCTGCCGGCTTCCGTCCTGAGGGGAACGTATATTGTTTCTCCTGCACTTTTTGAGCAGGATTTGCAGTACCTGAAAAAAGAAGGCTATACAACAGTTGTGATGCAGGATTTAATCAATTATGTTAACGGAAGGGGGAGCCTGCCTACCAAGCCAATTATGCTTACGTTTGATGACGGGTATTATAATAACTATCAGTATGCTTTCCCGCTGCTGAAAAAGTACAATATGAAAATGGTGTTTTCGCCCATCGGGAGCTGTACGGAAGCGTACAGCCAAACAGACAGCGACCACATCACTTATTCCCATGTTACTTGGAAAGAGCTGAATGAAATGTTGGCAAGCGGCTTAGTTGAGGTGCAGAACCATACGTATGATCTGCACAAAAATAAGGGCGGCCGCCTGGGAGCCAGCAAACGCCGCTCGGAAAGTGTGATGGACTATCAAAAAGTCCTGCGCACGGATTTAAGCCATGAGCAGGACCTTGTTTACGAATATGCCCATGTTCGAATGAGTACGTTTGTCTATCCATTTGGCGCTGTCAGCGAGGCCGCGGCTGATGTCATTCGTCAGTTGGGATTTCAGGCCACTTTGACCTGCAGTGAAAAAATGAATTATATTACCCGGGACGCAGACTGTATTTTTGGCTTGGGGCGGTATTTGCGCTCGCCCAAGCAGACAACTGCGCAGCTTTTTGCACACATTGCAAAAACATCCGGTCAAAAGAAATAA
- the trhA gene encoding PAQR family membrane homeostasis protein TrhA, whose product MTGEIQYNMPAGTQPWAVRERHRSRRRRVLRLPRYTVGEEVFNGVSHGIGAVAAVGALIFLLQAASSATAKWSAAVFGGSMFLLYLISCLYHSLGVNRGKKVFQVLDHCTIYLLIAGTYTPITLLAFSQPTGLILCILAWVIAVLGIVLNAADMRRFRVVSMVFYMVLGWMIIFFWWDLWVGLSRTDLLLLLAGGIFYTVGAILFGIGRKVPYMHGVFHVLCLAGSVSHFFLIYHLM is encoded by the coding sequence ATGACAGGGGAAATTCAATATAATATGCCGGCAGGTACGCAACCTTGGGCGGTGCGGGAACGGCACCGGTCCCGCAGGCGCAGGGTACTGCGTCTGCCGCGCTATACCGTTGGTGAAGAAGTTTTTAACGGCGTTTCACACGGTATCGGTGCTGTGGCGGCAGTGGGGGCATTGATTTTCCTGCTGCAGGCTGCCTCCTCAGCTACTGCCAAATGGAGTGCTGCAGTTTTTGGCGGCTCCATGTTTTTGCTGTATCTGATTTCGTGCCTGTATCACAGCTTAGGGGTTAACCGCGGAAAAAAGGTTTTTCAGGTGCTGGATCACTGCACGATTTATTTGCTGATTGCCGGTACTTACACACCGATTACCTTATTGGCATTTTCTCAGCCAACCGGACTGATTCTCTGTATCCTTGCCTGGGTGATTGCAGTGCTCGGAATTGTTTTGAATGCTGCGGATATGCGCCGCTTCCGTGTGGTGTCTATGGTTTTTTACATGGTGCTCGGCTGGATGATTATCTTCTTCTGGTGGGATTTGTGGGTCGGTCTGTCGCGGACGGATTTGCTTCTTCTGCTTGCTGGCGGTATTTTTTACACGGTGGGTGCCATCCTGTTTGGAATCGGACGGAAGGTTCCGTATATGCATGGGGTTTTTCACGTGCTTTGCCTGGCGGGAAGTGTCAGCCATTTCTTTCTCATATACCATCTGATGTAA
- a CDS encoding radical SAM protein, translated as MTITSCKLCPRQCGVTRTEREGNGFCKMGALPVAARAALHFWEEPCISGTRGSGAVFFTGCSLQCVFCQNYQISAERTVGKVLTPKQLSEVFFRLVEQGAHNINLVSAAHFAPAVAEALSLRQLPIPVVYNSGGYESLGTLKMLDGLVQIYLPDYKYDDAQLAQSLSGAPDYVERAREAILEMVRQTGHCRFDENGILQQGTIVRHLLLPGHTKNTLACLDWLAQNLPDGVFVSLMGQYTPCGAVSAHPELNRRVTAREYKKVRQHLFDLNLDGFVQELSSARKEYIPTFDLTGLETTEK; from the coding sequence ATGACAATTACATCCTGTAAGTTGTGTCCCCGACAGTGCGGTGTCACGCGGACGGAGCGGGAGGGAAACGGCTTTTGCAAAATGGGTGCACTGCCTGTGGCGGCTCGTGCGGCACTGCATTTTTGGGAAGAACCCTGCATCAGCGGCACACGGGGAAGCGGCGCGGTCTTTTTTACCGGCTGCTCTCTGCAGTGCGTTTTTTGTCAAAACTACCAGATCAGTGCAGAACGTACTGTGGGAAAAGTTTTAACGCCCAAGCAGCTGTCAGAAGTGTTTTTTCGTTTGGTTGAGCAAGGAGCCCATAATATCAATTTGGTGAGCGCTGCTCACTTCGCACCAGCTGTTGCGGAGGCGCTGTCTCTGCGGCAGCTGCCGATTCCGGTTGTGTACAATTCCGGCGGTTACGAATCATTGGGAACCCTGAAAATGTTGGACGGACTGGTACAGATTTATCTGCCGGACTACAAATATGACGATGCGCAGCTGGCACAGAGCCTTTCGGGAGCGCCGGATTATGTGGAGCGAGCGCGGGAAGCCATTCTGGAAATGGTACGTCAGACTGGCCACTGCCGTTTTGATGAAAACGGAATTTTACAGCAGGGCACCATCGTCCGTCACTTGCTGCTGCCCGGACACACCAAAAATACGCTTGCTTGCTTAGACTGGCTGGCGCAGAACCTACCGGATGGCGTTTTCGTTAGTTTGATGGGGCAGTACACGCCGTGCGGCGCGGTTTCCGCACATCCGGAGCTGAACCGCAGAGTAACAGCCCGTGAGTACAAAAAGGTACGGCAGCATTTATTCGATTTGAATTTGGATGGGTTTGTACAGGAACTTTCCTCTGCCCGAAAAGAGTATATCCCTACCTTTGATTTGACAGGCTTAGAAACTACTGAAAAATAG
- the pgeF gene encoding peptidoglycan editing factor PgeF: MQKFGNMLSYENQGVPFLHLSSFEKQAWLNHAFATRLGGVSTGVYAAMNLGFGRGDSEKAVLENYRRFCSAAGFSIENLVATAQTHQTRILRVGASERGAGILRPKPWHDIDGLVTNEAEVSLCVYGADCVPLLFADPVQRAIGVAHAGWRGTAAGIAAVTVSAMEREFGTRANDLLVGIGPSIGPCCFEVDEPVVQAFLRVSVLADAHCITEQGNGKWKIDLWEANAQILRCAGVRQIEKGMLCTRCHPDLLWSHRATGGKRGGMCGILSIRG; encoded by the coding sequence ATGCAGAAATTTGGGAATATGCTTTCCTATGAAAATCAAGGGGTGCCTTTTCTGCACCTGTCTTCTTTTGAGAAACAGGCGTGGCTGAACCATGCCTTCGCAACCAGACTGGGCGGTGTCAGTACTGGTGTTTATGCTGCGATGAATCTGGGATTTGGCAGAGGGGACAGCGAGAAAGCGGTTTTAGAAAACTATCGTCGTTTCTGTTCAGCAGCGGGATTTTCTATTGAAAATTTGGTTGCGACCGCACAAACGCATCAAACCCGGATTCTGCGTGTAGGTGCTTCCGAACGCGGAGCGGGTATTCTGCGGCCCAAACCGTGGCATGATATAGACGGATTGGTTACAAATGAAGCGGAGGTGTCCCTGTGCGTTTATGGGGCGGACTGCGTGCCGCTGCTCTTTGCGGACCCGGTTCAGCGGGCAATTGGCGTAGCGCATGCGGGCTGGCGCGGAACTGCGGCAGGTATTGCGGCAGTGACCGTTTCTGCTATGGAACGGGAATTTGGAACCCGTGCCAATGATTTGCTGGTTGGAATCGGACCGTCTATCGGTCCTTGCTGCTTTGAAGTGGATGAGCCAGTTGTGCAAGCGTTTTTACGAGTATCGGTATTGGCGGATGCACACTGTATCACAGAGCAGGGAAATGGTAAATGGAAAATTGATTTGTGGGAAGCGAATGCGCAGATTCTGCGGTGCGCGGGGGTGCGTCAAATCGAAAAGGGAATGCTCTGTACCCGCTGTCACCCGGATTTGCTTTGGTCACACCGCGCCACAGGCGGAAAACGCGGCGGTATGTGCGGCATCCTTTCAATCAGGGGGTAG
- a CDS encoding 3'-5' exonuclease, whose amino-acid sequence MKPIVILDLEWNGTYSKRLKGFMNEIIEFGAVKVDDNLRLVDTFSLLVRPQVGKKISGKIATLTSITDEDLENGRQFMQVVSRFRKWAGDCLLMTWGTSDILTLIENCRYFSGSDRIPFLTEYVDLQAYCEKRMSYEQGKQVGLSTAAQMLEIDEAPFDHHRALDDSILSLKCLQKLYSPETLRDFTLDAEAQEFYDRMEFRTVTLCDLENPLLQNADMSFSCPDCGAPARQSAEWYLRNKSFRALFQCPVCGKKFIGRVQFKLKYEGLSVKKTMHPTEEPEAKNTEQASSSSV is encoded by the coding sequence ATGAAACCAATCGTTATTTTGGATTTGGAGTGGAATGGGACTTACAGCAAGCGGCTAAAAGGCTTTATGAACGAGATCATTGAGTTTGGCGCGGTGAAAGTGGACGACAATCTGCGGCTGGTCGACACGTTTTCGCTGTTGGTTCGTCCACAAGTTGGGAAAAAAATCAGCGGAAAGATCGCCACCCTGACGAGCATTACCGATGAAGATTTGGAAAATGGCAGGCAATTTATGCAGGTGGTCAGTCGATTCCGAAAGTGGGCGGGCGATTGCCTTCTTATGACGTGGGGCACTTCTGATATTTTAACGCTGATTGAAAACTGCCGGTATTTCAGCGGGTCAGACCGAATTCCTTTTTTAACGGAATATGTGGATCTGCAGGCTTACTGTGAAAAGCGGATGTCCTATGAACAAGGGAAGCAGGTCGGTCTGTCTACCGCAGCGCAGATGCTGGAAATTGACGAAGCGCCGTTTGACCATCACAGGGCTTTAGATGACAGTATCTTGTCTCTCAAATGCCTGCAGAAGCTGTATTCTCCCGAAACACTGCGAGACTTTACGCTGGATGCAGAAGCACAGGAATTTTATGACCGCATGGAGTTTCGTACCGTGACTTTATGTGATTTGGAAAATCCGCTGCTGCAGAATGCGGATATGTCTTTTTCCTGTCCGGACTGCGGTGCGCCAGCTCGGCAGAGCGCAGAATGGTACTTGCGAAATAAGAGTTTTCGTGCACTGTTTCAATGTCCGGTCTGTGGGAAAAAGTTTATTGGCCGTGTCCAGTTCAAACTAAAATACGAAGGCTTGTCTGTGAAGAAGACAATGCATCCGACGGAAGAGCCGGAAGCAAAGAACACGGAACAGGCGTCTTCTTCTTCCGTGTAA
- the typA gene encoding translational GTPase TypA — MDTRNELRNVAIIAHVDHGKTTLVDQLLRQSGVFRSNEEVEERVMDSNDLERERGITILSKNTAVMYDDVKINIVDTPGHADFGGEVERILMMVDGVLLLVDAFEGCMPQTRFVLKKALGLGKRPVVVVNKIDRPGARPAEVVDEVLDLFIELGANEDQLDFPVVYASGRDGYATNDPDEEGKDMKPLFEAILKYIPAPHGEMNGPAQVLFSNIDYDDYVGRIGIGRVERGQIHVNDMMTLCHRDGTTHNERITKLYQFEGLKRVEVDSAKLGDLVAVSGMPDLNIGETACDPEHVEPLPFVKIDEPTVSMMFMVNNSPFAGREGKFVTSRNLRDRLMKEVETNVALRVEETDSADTFKVSGRGELHLSILIEEMRRQGYEFQVSSPVVIFKEIDGKRCEPIELLMIEVPDNYVGAVMEKLGSRKAEIVNMGTRDTGMTHLEFRIPARGLMGYRQEFLTDTNGNGIMNNLFDSYEPYKGDLTVRNTGSLIAYENGVSTGYGLWYAQDRGRLFIGPGTEVYEGMVVGVSPKSDDIVVNICKKKHVTNTRAAGSDEALKLTPPSIPSLEQCLEFIKEDELLEVTPKSLRMRKKTLNKEQRMKQTSRKK, encoded by the coding sequence ATGGATACGAGAAATGAATTACGCAACGTTGCAATTATTGCCCACGTTGACCACGGCAAAACAACATTGGTGGATCAGCTTCTGCGGCAGAGCGGCGTCTTCCGAAGCAATGAAGAAGTTGAGGAGCGCGTAATGGACTCTAATGATCTGGAGAGGGAGCGCGGCATCACCATCCTGTCCAAAAACACGGCAGTCATGTACGATGATGTGAAAATCAATATTGTGGATACGCCCGGCCATGCGGATTTCGGCGGCGAAGTGGAGCGCATTCTGATGATGGTGGACGGCGTCCTGCTGCTGGTAGATGCTTTTGAAGGTTGTATGCCACAAACTCGTTTTGTCCTGAAAAAAGCACTCGGCCTGGGCAAACGTCCGGTGGTTGTCGTGAACAAAATTGACCGCCCCGGTGCTCGCCCTGCGGAAGTTGTGGATGAAGTACTGGATTTGTTTATTGAACTGGGCGCTAATGAAGATCAGCTGGACTTTCCGGTGGTGTATGCTTCCGGCCGTGACGGGTATGCGACCAATGATCCGGATGAAGAGGGAAAGGACATGAAACCGCTGTTTGAGGCGATTTTAAAGTATATTCCCGCTCCGCACGGGGAGATGAATGGTCCGGCACAGGTTTTGTTCAGCAACATTGACTATGATGACTATGTGGGGCGCATCGGAATCGGCCGTGTGGAGCGCGGGCAGATTCATGTGAATGATATGATGACGCTCTGCCACCGCGACGGTACCACACACAATGAGCGCATTACAAAACTGTATCAGTTTGAAGGTCTCAAGCGGGTAGAGGTGGACAGCGCGAAGTTGGGCGATTTGGTTGCAGTTTCCGGTATGCCGGATCTTAATATCGGTGAAACTGCCTGTGACCCGGAGCACGTGGAGCCGCTGCCGTTTGTTAAAATTGATGAGCCGACAGTTTCCATGATGTTCATGGTAAATAATAGCCCATTTGCCGGCCGTGAGGGCAAGTTTGTCACATCCCGCAACCTGCGTGACCGCCTGATGAAAGAAGTGGAAACCAACGTTGCGCTGCGTGTGGAAGAAACAGATTCCGCAGATACCTTTAAAGTTTCTGGCCGCGGGGAGCTGCACCTTTCCATCCTGATTGAGGAAATGCGTCGGCAAGGTTATGAATTTCAGGTTTCCAGTCCGGTTGTCATTTTTAAAGAGATTGACGGAAAGCGCTGTGAGCCGATTGAACTGCTGATGATTGAAGTGCCGGATAATTACGTGGGCGCGGTGATGGAGAAGCTCGGTTCCCGCAAGGCGGAAATCGTCAATATGGGCACCCGTGATACCGGCATGACCCATTTGGAATTCCGAATTCCGGCGCGTGGCTTGATGGGATACCGACAGGAGTTTTTGACCGATACAAACGGTAACGGTATTATGAACAATCTTTTTGATTCTTATGAACCGTACAAGGGTGACCTGACCGTGCGCAATACCGGCAGCCTTATTGCGTATGAAAATGGGGTGTCTACCGGTTACGGCCTGTGGTATGCCCAGGATCGCGGTCGTCTGTTCATTGGACCTGGCACAGAGGTTTACGAGGGCATGGTGGTTGGCGTCAGTCCCAAGAGTGACGATATTGTTGTCAACATCTGCAAGAAAAAGCACGTTACCAATACTCGTGCCGCCGGTTCTGATGAGGCGTTGAAACTGACGCCGCCTAGCATTCCCAGTCTGGAGCAGTGCCTGGAATTTATCAAAGAAGACGAGCTGCTGGAAGTAACGCCGAAATCCCTGCGTATGCGCAAGAAAACTCTGAACAAAGAACAGCGCATGAAACAGACTAGCAGAAAGAAATAA
- a CDS encoding DnaD domain protein: MQYQLSSGIWNSVFAVPTAVVDRHLKLTGSVQLKALLWVLRRQGTAFTDTQLAEALGCSPADARDALSYWQETGILSFHTAEAITKPTQKPVPSPSAQEPMQPQVQAAAPVRHAPLPRAERPDAAFTVKRMETDDTVRCMMQDAEQILCRPLSPSDMSTLLLIHDNYGLPADVLLMLVQYAQSGGKGNMRYIEKVALNWADEGITTHLQAEEKLQQLTDMGRAWRTVQKAAGLPERAPTEREKTYAVCWVLQWKFSPAMLKLAYDRCVDATGVFKANYINKILERWHREGILTCEQAQAEKKQRQETRKEASRPSFDLDAYERDSLYDTLGGNR; encoded by the coding sequence ATGCAATATCAGTTAAGCAGCGGAATATGGAACAGCGTGTTTGCGGTACCCACCGCAGTGGTGGACCGCCACCTGAAGTTAACCGGCAGCGTACAGCTGAAGGCACTTCTTTGGGTTCTGCGCCGTCAAGGGACTGCTTTTACAGATACACAGTTGGCAGAAGCGCTGGGGTGCAGCCCGGCGGATGCAAGGGACGCCCTCTCTTACTGGCAAGAAACCGGCATTCTGTCTTTTCACACAGCAGAAGCCATCACAAAACCAACGCAGAAGCCGGTGCCCTCCCCAAGCGCTCAGGAACCCATGCAGCCGCAGGTGCAGGCAGCCGCGCCTGTGCGTCACGCACCGCTTCCCCGCGCAGAACGTCCAGATGCCGCTTTTACCGTAAAGCGTATGGAGACAGACGACACGGTTCGCTGCATGATGCAGGATGCAGAGCAGATTCTGTGCCGCCCGCTTTCCCCATCCGATATGAGCACACTGCTTCTGATTCACGACAACTACGGTCTTCCGGCCGATGTCCTTTTAATGCTGGTGCAATATGCGCAGAGCGGCGGCAAGGGAAATATGCGCTACATAGAGAAGGTAGCGCTCAACTGGGCTGATGAGGGAATCACCACCCATCTGCAGGCAGAAGAAAAGCTGCAGCAGCTTACGGATATGGGGCGCGCCTGGCGCACCGTGCAAAAAGCCGCGGGTCTGCCGGAACGTGCCCCAACCGAGCGTGAAAAAACTTACGCGGTCTGCTGGGTGCTGCAATGGAAATTTTCACCTGCCATGCTCAAACTTGCGTATGACCGATGTGTCGATGCTACCGGCGTTTTTAAAGCAAACTATATCAACAAAATTTTAGAACGCTGGCACCGCGAGGGAATTCTCACCTGCGAGCAGGCACAAGCTGAAAAGAAGCAGCGGCAGGAAACCCGCAAAGAGGCCAGCCGGCCGTCCTTTGACCTGGACGCTTACGAACGGGACAGCCTATATGATACCTTGGGAGGAAACCGCTGA
- a CDS encoding ATP-binding protein produces MGYERAVYDAVYKRLNDRRLRAEQEADHRRADFFRVEPHALELERAISRAGSAAAKAVVRGGDVHRNLEQLRAENLALQAKLKALLARQQMSPDDLEPHYTCPLCQDRGSVDGRMCSCMKALLKEEALRQLNADTPLSLSSFETFELSYYSDIPDKNGRTVRQLMERNFLYCRKYAENFDAHTTENLLMVGKTGLGKTHLSLAIARRIIDRGYGVIYGSAQNLLERIQDEHFGRSNGDTMQSLLDCDLLIFDDLGTEFRSNFTVSAVYNLVNSRQLKGKPIIISTNLSMQEMLDYYTERFSSRIIGSYTRVPFYGNDVRQLKRNHPAVSKKETFHP; encoded by the coding sequence ATGGGATATGAGCGCGCCGTATACGATGCGGTTTATAAGCGGCTGAATGACCGCCGCCTGCGAGCGGAACAGGAAGCTGACCACCGCCGTGCCGACTTTTTTCGTGTTGAACCTCATGCATTGGAACTCGAGCGAGCAATCAGCCGCGCCGGTTCTGCCGCTGCAAAGGCTGTTGTGCGTGGCGGCGATGTGCACCGAAACCTGGAACAACTGCGTGCGGAAAACCTTGCACTGCAGGCAAAGCTGAAAGCGCTGCTCGCACGTCAGCAAATGTCACCGGATGACTTAGAGCCGCATTATACCTGCCCCTTGTGTCAGGATCGCGGCAGCGTGGACGGACGGATGTGCAGCTGTATGAAAGCACTGCTGAAAGAGGAAGCCCTCCGCCAGCTGAACGCGGACACACCGCTTTCGCTGAGTAGTTTTGAAACGTTTGAACTTTCCTATTATTCGGACATTCCGGACAAAAACGGCCGCACGGTGCGGCAGCTGATGGAGCGCAACTTTCTATACTGCAGAAAATACGCAGAAAATTTTGATGCGCACACCACGGAAAACCTGCTGATGGTCGGCAAAACCGGACTTGGAAAAACCCATCTCTCCCTTGCCATTGCAAGGCGGATTATCGACCGTGGATACGGTGTCATCTACGGCTCTGCACAAAATCTTCTTGAACGGATTCAGGACGAACATTTCGGACGCAGCAACGGGGATACCATGCAAAGTCTGCTGGACTGCGACTTACTGATTTTTGATGATTTAGGAACAGAATTCCGCAGCAATTTTACCGTTTCTGCTGTTTATAATCTGGTCAATTCCAGACAGCTGAAAGGAAAGCCTATCATCATCAGCACCAATCTTTCCATGCAGGAAATGCTGGATTACTACACAGAACGTTTTTCTTCCCGCATTATCGGCAGCTATACACGTGTGCCGTTTTACGGGAATGATGTGCGTCAGTTGAAACGCAATCACCCGGCTGTGTCAAAAAAAGAAACGTTCCACCCATAA
- the prfB gene encoding peptide chain release factor 2, which translates to MLQFEELKQSLQEMLPGLNDLEDALGMKAMRSEIEELDMKASEPGFWDNMEKSQKILQRSAHLKAKIESYEKLRSLWEDANALCELGDEEGDLSLLPEAEGEVKKLTNNLERQRLQTLLTGEYDAKNAILTFHAGAGGTEAQDWAEMLYRMYNRWSERHDYTVKLLDYLDGEEAGLKSASILIEGENAYGFLKGENGVHRLVRVSPFDASGRRHTSFASLEVMPEIDDTIEVEIDPADIKMDVYRASGAGGQKVNKTSSAVRLTHIPTGIVVACQVERSQYQNRDVAMRMLKSKLLEIKEREHLEKVEDIKGVQKEIAWGSQIRSYVFMPYTMVKDHRTGYETGNVDGVMDGDLDGFINAYLKALNQGTLGNYTTED; encoded by the coding sequence ATGCTGCAATTTGAGGAGCTGAAGCAGTCTCTGCAGGAGATGCTTCCCGGTTTAAATGATCTTGAAGATGCGCTGGGCATGAAAGCAATGCGCAGCGAAATCGAGGAATTGGACATGAAGGCGAGCGAGCCGGGTTTTTGGGACAACATGGAGAAGTCTCAAAAAATTTTGCAGCGTTCTGCTCACTTGAAAGCTAAAATCGAATCTTATGAAAAGCTGCGCAGTCTTTGGGAGGATGCAAATGCTCTTTGCGAGCTGGGGGACGAGGAAGGTGATCTTTCTTTGCTGCCGGAAGCAGAAGGAGAAGTCAAGAAACTGACAAACAACCTGGAGCGCCAGCGTCTGCAGACCTTGCTGACAGGGGAGTATGACGCGAAAAACGCCATTTTGACCTTTCATGCCGGTGCCGGCGGCACAGAGGCACAGGACTGGGCTGAAATGCTTTATCGGATGTATAACCGCTGGAGCGAACGCCATGACTATACCGTCAAGCTGCTGGACTATTTAGACGGCGAGGAGGCGGGCTTGAAAAGCGCAAGTATTCTGATTGAAGGGGAAAACGCTTACGGGTTCTTAAAAGGGGAAAACGGTGTTCATCGTTTGGTGCGCGTTTCACCGTTTGATGCTTCCGGGCGTCGGCACACTTCGTTTGCATCGCTGGAGGTTATGCCGGAAATTGACGACACAATTGAGGTTGAGATTGATCCGGCGGACATTAAAATGGATGTTTACCGTGCCAGCGGTGCAGGTGGTCAGAAGGTTAACAAAACCAGTTCCGCAGTCCGCCTGACGCATATTCCAACTGGTATTGTTGTGGCATGCCAGGTGGAGCGCAGCCAGTATCAGAACCGCGATGTGGCCATGCGAATGCTGAAAAGCAAGCTGCTCGAAATTAAAGAACGAGAGCATCTTGAAAAGGTTGAAGATATTAAAGGTGTGCAGAAAGAAATTGCATGGGGTTCACAGATCCGTTCTTATGTCTTTATGCCCTACACCATGGTGAAAGACCACCGCACTGGCTATGAAACCGGCAATGTGGACGGCGTGATGGACGGCGACTTAGATGGATTCATTAACGCATACCTGAAAGCATTGAATCAAGGTACGCTCGGCAATTATACAACAGAAGACTAA